In a single window of the Bacillus clarus genome:
- a CDS encoding LCP family protein: MMKSDMKEINRTLNGRTKRKRLLWFILIPLLIVIIGFGGYSFHIYSKAKSIVSNAYSELSRGDKSDKREKAVKPMTDNVSILIMGVDESDIREKDYGKATRTDALLLATINKNDKSVKLVSIPRDSRVYIKSRDKYDKITHAHVFGGVDSTIDTVENFLNVPVDYYVKFNFKSFIKIVDSLGGITVDVPVEFTEQNSKDEPDAIHLKKGRQHLNGEEALALARTRHIDSDYMRGQRQQLVLEAIAQKALSINSVNKIGSLLDALDKDLKTNLTFDDMMTITKSTMGSNLNMDKLQVEGTDKYIGGIYYYVPNEKSVHDISKTLKEHLGVTNKSEHKKL; the protein is encoded by the coding sequence ATGATGAAATCCGATATGAAAGAAATTAATCGAACCTTAAATGGACGCACAAAGAGAAAACGTCTACTATGGTTCATTCTCATCCCACTACTTATTGTGATAATTGGATTTGGAGGTTATTCCTTCCATATATACAGTAAAGCAAAATCCATCGTAAGCAATGCCTACTCTGAACTAAGTAGAGGCGATAAATCCGACAAACGCGAAAAAGCCGTTAAACCTATGACAGATAATGTTTCCATTCTTATTATGGGTGTTGATGAAAGTGATATTCGCGAAAAAGATTACGGTAAAGCGACTCGTACAGATGCATTACTATTGGCTACGATTAATAAAAATGATAAATCCGTCAAACTTGTTAGTATTCCACGTGACTCTCGTGTCTACATTAAGTCGCGTGATAAATACGATAAAATTACACATGCCCACGTATTTGGTGGTGTAGATAGCACCATTGATACTGTAGAGAACTTTTTAAATGTTCCCGTTGATTATTATGTAAAATTCAACTTTAAATCGTTTATTAAAATTGTCGATTCACTTGGTGGTATTACCGTCGACGTTCCTGTTGAATTCACAGAACAAAACAGTAAGGACGAGCCTGATGCGATTCACCTGAAAAAAGGACGTCAACATTTAAATGGCGAAGAAGCACTCGCGCTAGCTAGAACTCGTCATATTGATAGCGATTATATGCGTGGTCAGCGTCAACAGCTTGTTCTAGAAGCTATTGCCCAAAAAGCACTATCAATCAATTCCGTTAACAAAATCGGAAGCTTATTAGACGCTTTGGATAAAGACTTAAAAACAAACTTAACTTTTGATGATATGATGACTATTACAAAGAGTACAATGGGTTCAAACTTAAACATGGACAAGTTACAAGTGGAAGGTACCGATAAATATATAGGTGGTATTTACTACTACGTTCCTAATGAGAAAAGTGTCCATGACATATCCAAGACGTTAAAGGAACATCTTGGTGTTACGAATAAAAGTGAGCATAAAAAATTATAA